Genomic segment of Caproiciproducens sp. NJN-50:
CGCGCTGTATCTCTGCGCTTCCTTCAGCACATGCTCCAGATCCGCATTGTACATGAAAGTGAAAAGAGTACAGGCGTTCCGTCGATTCAGAACATCCGTCTTAAATCGCACCAGGGCGTTTGTCTGCATCAATATTGTCTGGTTCAGCGCGGAGACCTCCTGCTCTTTTCTCGGTGTTGGTACAATACCCTGGTTCAGGGGCTGGATGTTGTATTCCATGCGGGTCAAATCGCTGTTGACGGCGATGCCGGTATCCTTCCGGACAATCCTCTCCGCTTCTTCTGTGTAGCGGGTATAGTATTGGCCGGACTGCAATGCCGCCTCGGGGATCGAACCGTTCGCAAGGCCGATCGCAGACTGGAGGAGCCGGTCAAACTGCCGGCGGAATGAATCGGCTTGGGCTCCCAGCTGCTTTCCGGGAGGAGGCATTGTCCCCTCAATGAAAACGGCGTGTTCCTTCATGATTCTAAGCCAGAAAAGATTGTATGTAAGTGACAACTGCACATACTCTTCTCTCGAAAGCACAAGATCACTTCCTAATCATAATGATATACATTTTACGCCCGGCGGAAATAAATTATTACATCGGAATAGTCTGTTCCATACCGAAAAAACGGAGCGGGAAAAATCGTGACGCCGGGGACGGCCGGGACAACGCGGGCCGCATGGATGCCGGAACGAAAATGGGCGGACGCGGGTCGGCTTTCATTTCTGTTTGGTCCTTGACAAAGTGGACTAAAAAGGGATATAATCAAAACACCGGATATACATTAAGTATATCGGAATGATAGGCTATAAACATAAGGGTGAATCCAATGGGAAGCTGTGAAGAGATTGAGGCAAGCATATTCAAAAGATACAGGAGAAAGATATGGATCCCGTTTTTGACGGCGGTGAAGGATTACCGCCTGATCCGGCCGGGCGACCGGGTTGCAGTCTGCATTTCCGGCGGGAAGGACTCCATGCTGACCGCGAAATGCATGCAGCATCTTCAGAAGTACAGCGACTTTCCGTTTGAGGCCGAATATCTGGTGATGGACCCTGGATACAATAGAGAAAACAGGCGAAGGATCGAGGAAAACGCCGCGCTTTTGAATCTCCCGATCCGGATTTTCGAGACACGGATCTATGATATCGTATCCCGCCAGGACGGCTCTCCCTGTTATCTCTGCGCCAGGATGCGCAGAGGTTACCTGTACAAACGCGCGCAGGAGCTGGGCTGCAACAAAATCGCGCTCGGCCATCACTTTGACGATGTGATCGAGACAACCCTGATGAGCATGCTTTACGGCGCGGAGATCAGGACAATGCTGCCAAAGCTCCGCAGCAAGCATTATTCGGGGATGGAACTGATCCGGCCGATGTATCTGGTCCACGAGGCGGATATCAAAAGCTGGCGCGATTCCAACCATCTTGGATTCATCCAGTGCGCGTGCCGCTTTACGGAGAACTGCGAACTGAACGGCGGGAATTCGAAACGCCGGGAGACCAAGGAGCTGATCGAACAGCTCAGAAAAGCAAACCCGGGAATCGACCGGAATATTTTTCACAGCGTCCACAATGTCAATCTGGATATGGTACCCGGATACCGAAGCGGAGGAAAACAGCACAGCTTTCTGGATGACTATGACCTTGAAAGAAAACAATCCGATTGAAACGCCGGGTCTAAAACCGGCGGCGCGGGGAATCCTATAAGGGGTTTTCGGCAGGTTCATTTTCATGCCGAAAGGAGAATATGATCATGAAATTTTGGGATAAAATGAAAAAATCGGTCCAAGGATCTTTGGATAAAATGGCAAAGGAAAATCAGAAACAGTTCGGTGACGGGGTTCCCGATTGCTGCAAAATGAACCGTCAGGGCGCAAAGAAACCGGACGACAGGCAGTAATGCAACGCAGAAGGGAAGATACTTATGGTCAGAAAGGAAACCATAAAAATATCCGGAATGTCCTGCGCGGCCTGCGCCGCGAGGATTGAAAAGGGCTTGAGCAGGGTCGACGGGGTAAAGTCGGCGAACGTCAATCTGGCGATGGAACGCGCCACGGTGGAGTATGACGACGGCAAGGTCGCCCCGGAGAAGCTGGACGGGACGGTGGAAAAACTCGGATATTCCGTCATCCGCGATCCGGAGCCGCATACCGGCAGGGCGGTCCTGAATATCACGGGAATGTCCTGTGCCGCCTGCTCGGCCAGAATCGAAAAGAAGCTGAGCCGGATGGAGGGCGTCCGGAACGCGGGAGTCAATCTGACGACGGAAAAAGCGACCGTGGAATACGATCCGTCCGCCGTCCGCGTGAAGGATCTGGTCGGCGCGGTGGAGTCTCTCGGGTACGGCGCGGAGGAAGAGAGAGAGCTGTCAAAGGACCGGGAGCGGGAAGCAAGGCAAAAGGAGATCAACAGTCTGAAATATTCTTTGATCGCTTCCGTCATTCTGAGTTCTCCTCTGCTTCTGGCCATGATTTTTTCCATGGTTGGAATCGACGTGCCGCTGCTGCACAATCAGTATTTTCAGCTTGCCGTGGCCACGCCCGTCCAGTTCATCATCGGGTTCCGGTATTACCGCAATTCTTACTTCGCGCTCCGGTCCGGAAGCGCCAACATGGATGTGCTCATCGCCATGGGCACGTCCGCCGCGTATTTTTTCAGTTTGTACAATGTCTTTTTTGAGGCTCCGGCGATGGGCGGACACAAGGACCTCTACTTTGAAGCGGCGGCCACCGTCATTACCCTGATCCTTCTCGGTAAATATTTTGAGGCTGTGGCCAAGGGAAAGACGTCGGAGGCTATCAAAAAGCTGATGGGCCTTCAGGCGAAAACCGCGAGAGTGGTCCGGGACGGCAGGGAAAGCGACATCCCGATCGAGGAAGTCCGCATCGGGGACCGCGTGATTGTCCGGCCCGGCGAGCGGGTCCCGGTTGACGGAACCATTGTGGAGGGAACCTCCTCCATCGACGAGTCCATGCTCACGGGCGAGAGCATCCCGGTCGAAAAGAAGCCGGGGGACCTGTGCATCGGGGCGACCGTCAACAAATACGGAACTTTTACGTTTGAAGCCTCCCGTATCGGAAAGGATACGGTCCTTGCCCAGATCGTCAGAATGGTGGAGGACGCCCAGGGCTCCAAGGCCCCGATCCAGAAGATCGCCGACCGGGTTTCCGGCGTGTTTGTCCCCGCCGTTATCGGAATTGCCGCCGTCGTGTTTCTCGTGTGGTTCTTTGCCACCGGCGACCTGAACCGGTCCATCGTCAGCGCGGTTTCCGTCCTGGTCATCGCCTGCCCGTGCTCGCTGGGGCTGGCCACGCCGACGGCGATCATGGTCGGCACCGGACTCGGCGCGGAAAACGGGATTTTATTCAAGGGCGGGGAGCATCTGGAAACGGCTTACCGGCTGAATACGGTTGTCATGGATAAAACCGGGACCATCACAAAGGGCAAGCCGGAGGTGACCGATCTGGTCAGATTCGGCGGCCTGGAGGAAGAGGAGCTTCTCAGGCTTGCCGCTTCGGCGGAAAAACGCTCGGAGCATCCGCTCGGCGTGTCGATCTACGAATACGGCAAAGAAAAACTGGAAACGGTTCCGGACCCCTCGCAGTTTGAAACCATTCCGGGGCGCGGCGTCCGCGCGGTCTCGGAAGGAAAAAACATTCTTCTGGGCACGCGCAAGCTGCTGGAGGAGAACGAAATCGACGCGGCCGGCGCTTCTTCCGTCCTCGAAAAGCTGGAGACCGAAGGAAAGACGGCCATGCTGATGACCGTCGGCGGGCGTCTGGAAGCTGTTTTCGCGGTCGCGGACACGCTGAAGGAACATTCCGCAGAGGCGGTCCGGGAACTTCAGGGCATGGGCGTCGACGTCTATATGATGACGGGGGACAACCGCAGAACCGCCAGTGCCATCGCGAAACAGGCGGGGATCGAACACGTTCTTGCGGAAGTTCTGCCGGAGCATAAGGCGGAAGAGGTGGAAAAGCTCAAAAAAGAGGGAAAAGTGGTCGCGATGGTCGGAGACGGCATCAACGACGCTCCGGCTCTTGCGACCGCGGACATCGGAATGGCGGTCGGAACGGGGACCGACGTCGCGATGGAAGCGGCGGACATCACCCTGATGCGCGGGGACCTGCGCACGATTTCCGCGGCGATCCGCCTGTCCAGGCGGACGATGCGCAAGATCAAGCAAAACCTGTTTTGGGCTTTCTTCTATAATTCCATCGGCATTCCGTTCGCCGCGTTCGGGTTTCTGAATCCGATGATCGCGGGGGCGGCGATGGCGTTCAGCTCCGTATCGGTTGTGACGAACTCGCTGAGCCTGAAACGCTTTCATCCGATGGAACAGCCCGCAAAATCATACAAATCATAATTTGAAGGAGGATTTTTCATGTCGAAAGCCGAACTGATTCTGAATGTAAACGGCATGTCCTGCAGCCACTGCGAACATGCCGTGAAAACGGCGGTGGGCGCCCTGGACGGCGTTGAAAACGTCGCCGTGGATTTAAAGGGCAAGAAGGTCACGACACAGTACGATCCTGCGAAGGTCAATCCGGATCAGATCCGCGATGCGATTGAGGATCAGGGTTACGACGTCGTCTGATCGAATTCGGGAATAGTTACCCCCCGGCAAAGCCGGGGGTTCTTCATATGCGGGCAAAGCCCTGTATTACTGGCTGCGCCTCAAGGCGCTGGTACGGTCTGCCAATTGCAAAAGTTTGTTACTTGCTACCCGTAAACGGGTCTGCATACTCCTTAAGCGTCATCTGGTCTTCAACCTGATCTTCTTCCAATTGATTTTTGATGTACTCAGCTATTGCTTTGTCATTTTTCCCTGCCGTATCTACAAAATAGCCTCTACACCAAAATGTCCGGTTCCCATATTTGTACTTCAAATTCGCGTGCCGCTCAAATATCAGCAAAGTGCTCTTTCCTTTGATAAATCCTACGAATCCGGAAACGCTCATCTTCGGTGGTATTTTTACCAACATGTGTATATGATCCGGACACACCTCTGCTTCCATGATTTCCACCTGTTTCCAGTTACATAACTCCCGCAGTATTTTTCCTATCTCAGCCCGCATATTTCCGTACGCTACTTTTCTACGATACTTGGGTGCAAACACTATGTGGTATTTGCAATTCCAGCTCGTATGGTTTAAACTATCTATATCATTCGTCTTCATGTCGAATGTGCCTCCTTTTGATATGTTTTGTTGCAGTTGGCAGACCGCAGCTTTTATTATATCAAAAGGAGGTTTTTTACTATTATCACCGCTAAAGCTTTTTTTGAACTCCCGGCACAGCCGGGAGTTTTCGTATTACAATCAGAAACACGGCGGGCCGATCATCGGCCCGCCGTGTTTCCTTATCCAATAAAATTCTTTTTCCTCATGCGTTCAAGCCTGTCCGTCAGCGGACGGTACAGAAACAGGGTGGTGACAAAATTCGCCGCGCCGTGGGCCAGATCGAACGGGATTCCGCTGATGAGATAGGTCAGCGCGTAAACGGGTCCGAACAGGACCAGCTTGATCCCGCCGGAAGGAAGGTCGAACAGGAGCCCGAACAGGCCGAGCAGCACGGCGGCGCACAGTTCTTTGGAATCCTTTTTCAAAAAAACATGAGTCAGGACCGTCAGCAGGGGCCAGTTGATGTAATAGAGGACGATCCAGTCACCGGCCCCGTAATAGGCGCTTTCCAGCACGGTGATGGTCGTGAAAACCAGAGCGGCCGCAAGGCCGCGGCCGAACCCCATGACGACGGTGAAAACGGCAAGGAGCAGTGAAACAAGCTCCACGCCGGCGACGGGGGCGAGCACCAGTTTGACCCCGAAGGTCAGCGCCGCCCACACGCCGACCAGCGTGACGCTGCGGACGTCGGGTTTTCGTTGTTTCATAGCGGCATCAGCGTAAAGGTGTACACCTTTCCATCTTCCAGCGGAAGCCGGGAAACGCCGACCGCGGCATCGGTTCCGTTTACTTTGATGTTGAAGTACTCTTTGGAGGAATCCGCCTTGACTCCCAGCAGGCCGGAGACAAATTTGCCGTACTGACTGTCCTCCATTTCGGTCTGCAGACCGCCTTTTTCATCTTCCAGCAAGTCGGCGACATAAGACCGGTTGGTTCGGTATTCAAAGGTACGGTCAATGTTTTTTGACTCGACGACCACCTCGATTTTCACCGATTTCTGCCCGCTCTGCGCTTTGGGGGCGAGAAACGCCAGATAACCTGCGAAAAGCAGGGCGCACACGGCGAGCACTGCCGCGGAAATTCCAATCTTTTTTTTCACGGTGA
This window contains:
- a CDS encoding DUF2935 domain-containing protein, yielding MLSREEYVQLSLTYNLFWLRIMKEHAVFIEGTMPPPGKQLGAQADSFRRQFDRLLQSAIGLANGSIPEAALQSGQYYTRYTEEAERIVRKDTGIAVNSDLTRMEYNIQPLNQGIVPTPRKEQEVSALNQTILMQTNALVRFKTDVLNRRNACTLFTFMYNADLEHVLKEAQRYSAILSKLQSRDENVVEDYKKFWIQNMSDHAKVMRGQFDPTETKYFELANQFAQTFDAILQNGTPSDGDILEDTQAISRFKADATQGIIECKVKSIMLPLYTDHLLREANHFIYLMQS
- a CDS encoding tRNA lysidine(34) synthetase — protein: MGSCEEIEASIFKRYRRKIWIPFLTAVKDYRLIRPGDRVAVCISGGKDSMLTAKCMQHLQKYSDFPFEAEYLVMDPGYNRENRRRIEENAALLNLPIRIFETRIYDIVSRQDGSPCYLCARMRRGYLYKRAQELGCNKIALGHHFDDVIETTLMSMLYGAEIRTMLPKLRSKHYSGMELIRPMYLVHEADIKSWRDSNHLGFIQCACRFTENCELNGGNSKRRETKELIEQLRKANPGIDRNIFHSVHNVNLDMVPGYRSGGKQHSFLDDYDLERKQSD
- a CDS encoding LDCC motif putative metal-binding protein, with amino-acid sequence MKFWDKMKKSVQGSLDKMAKENQKQFGDGVPDCCKMNRQGAKKPDDRQ
- a CDS encoding heavy metal translocating P-type ATPase, producing the protein MVRKETIKISGMSCAACAARIEKGLSRVDGVKSANVNLAMERATVEYDDGKVAPEKLDGTVEKLGYSVIRDPEPHTGRAVLNITGMSCAACSARIEKKLSRMEGVRNAGVNLTTEKATVEYDPSAVRVKDLVGAVESLGYGAEEERELSKDREREARQKEINSLKYSLIASVILSSPLLLAMIFSMVGIDVPLLHNQYFQLAVATPVQFIIGFRYYRNSYFALRSGSANMDVLIAMGTSAAYFFSLYNVFFEAPAMGGHKDLYFEAAATVITLILLGKYFEAVAKGKTSEAIKKLMGLQAKTARVVRDGRESDIPIEEVRIGDRVIVRPGERVPVDGTIVEGTSSIDESMLTGESIPVEKKPGDLCIGATVNKYGTFTFEASRIGKDTVLAQIVRMVEDAQGSKAPIQKIADRVSGVFVPAVIGIAAVVFLVWFFATGDLNRSIVSAVSVLVIACPCSLGLATPTAIMVGTGLGAENGILFKGGEHLETAYRLNTVVMDKTGTITKGKPEVTDLVRFGGLEEEELLRLAASAEKRSEHPLGVSIYEYGKEKLETVPDPSQFETIPGRGVRAVSEGKNILLGTRKLLEENEIDAAGASSVLEKLETEGKTAMLMTVGGRLEAVFAVADTLKEHSAEAVRELQGMGVDVYMMTGDNRRTASAIAKQAGIEHVLAEVLPEHKAEEVEKLKKEGKVVAMVGDGINDAPALATADIGMAVGTGTDVAMEAADITLMRGDLRTISAAIRLSRRTMRKIKQNLFWAFFYNSIGIPFAAFGFLNPMIAGAAMAFSSVSVVTNSLSLKRFHPMEQPAKSYKS
- the copZ gene encoding copper chaperone CopZ, which gives rise to MSKAELILNVNGMSCSHCEHAVKTAVGALDGVENVAVDLKGKKVTTQYDPAKVNPDQIRDAIEDQGYDVV
- the tnpA gene encoding IS200/IS605 family transposase; its protein translation is MKTNDIDSLNHTSWNCKYHIVFAPKYRRKVAYGNMRAEIGKILRELCNWKQVEIMEAEVCPDHIHMLVKIPPKMSVSGFVGFIKGKSTLLIFERHANLKYKYGNRTFWCRGYFVDTAGKNDKAIAEYIKNQLEEDQVEDQMTLKEYADPFTGSK
- a CDS encoding DUF4430 domain-containing protein; the encoded protein is MKKKIGISAAVLAVCALLFAGYLAFLAPKAQSGQKSVKIEVVVESKNIDRTFEYRTNRSYVADLLEDEKGGLQTEMEDSQYGKFVSGLLGVKADSSKEYFNIKVNGTDAAVGVSRLPLEDGKVYTFTLMPL